The genome window CAGCGCGCCCATCAATTACGATCAGGTATTTTACATCTTTCTCGTCTATCGAATTGATGACCTGGCTCAGGTTCTGGCCTGCCCTGCGTAGTGGTACCCGCGAACGCTCAGGTATAACAGCACTGCTTTGTTCGAACAGTACATCAACTAATAACTCGTGGCGTTTATACTTTTCATTGTACTGGAAATAGTCGTCATCCAGGCGGGCGAGAGCGGCCTTTATTTCATCCAGTTTGCGCTTTTCCTGCACTTCAACCTGCAGCCTGGCAATGTTCTCACGGTTCTCCTGGTCTTTGCCTTCAAACATTTTATAGCTCAACACAAAAAGCACCAGCATCACCAGGAAAAGCACTGTCATCAGGTCGACGTAACTGGGCCAGAAAAAGTCTCTGCTCTCCTTGCTCATACTTACCTCCTGCTATTCCCGCCACCGAATATTTTACCAAGCGCCGCTTTAAAAGGACCAGGTTCCATACTTTTCAACATCAATGTGTTTAGGGTATGTATCTGCTGCAGTAACTGCTGCTGAATAACAGCATCTGCTTCCATTTTCTGGAGCAGGCGTTCGTTTGTCTGGCGTATCTCACCGGATAGTTGCTGTTGTGTGGAGTTAAGTCTTTCCTGCTGCTGATTCAGGTTCTCGAAAGGCTGCATGTAATCCAGGATGCGCTGGTAAATGTTGTCTTCGTTCAAGTTCCTGAAATGCTCCTGCCACTTTTCGTATGCATTCTGTGCATCGCGTTCCTGGTGTTGCAAACGTGCCTCCATCAGGTCAGTCAGGCGCAGTGCCGCTTTATCAAAATACTGCTCTATCCGAGAGCCAATATCTTGTAATTCGCGTTCGTGCTGCCCAAAGAAATTAACCTGCCGTTGAATGGATTCGTCGTGTTTTTGCAGGTAGCCCGGCACCTGGTCAAAGCCTTCCTGCAGGCTGGTTAAGCGGCCAAGTACATCACTAATCGTATGAGTTAGTTCCGCACCTTTCTGCACCGATTCGTTTAGCGCCACCTGGTACTGCATAAAGTTCCTGAACAACTGCTCGCTTTCCTTCATCTTATCGAACACCTGCAGGTTAGCATTCGCCATCTGCGTGAAGCCAATTTTATCCAACTTCTCAATAAATTCTTTTTGGGTGCTGATGTTTTCGGTAAGGGTATCAACTATAGGCCGGAAGCCCAGTACTTTGTCGAGGAAATCTTTATTAAACGAATCCAGCACTGATTTCAGGTTGCTTAAGCTAGCAGCCATGTCAGAGTTCAGCTTTGGCAGCAGGTGCGTTTGCAGGAAAGTATAATAATCATTTTGGCGTCTGTCTCTTATACTTCGGGCATTCTTCAAGGCATGATTTCCCATCAACGTAAGCAATAAACCACAGAAGCTACCGGCCATGGCAATCATCACCCCAAACAGAAAAGAAGGAATGTTCTGATCAGTTATAAAAGAGCCTGCCGTACCATCATCTGAAGTAAAACCCGACCAGATCAAACTCGACAAACCGATAATGACACCTGAAAAAGTACCCAGCAAACCAATGTATAGCGGTGTAGTAATGGTAGACTGTACTTCTGCATCCAGGGCTTCGGAGTAGCGCTCCGACACATCTTTCAAAATATCGAAATCAGCAGCTGCACCCTTATTACGTTTCAGGTACTCGTTGGTGTTTTTGATGATCTTACTGAACGTCTCAGACGGATTCCGGACTTCGATCAGATCTATAGTTGCAGCACCTTTCCCACCCGAAGCCACTGTACTTACCAATGCATCCGGATCGCCCTGCACCAGGTAAATATTATGCCCCATTACAAGCTTATCAAACTTTTCGCGGGCAATAGTATAAGCCGGCACCGGACCACCTTTCGCTTCAATGTGCAACAGGTCGTTCTCTACAGAAACTATCCGCTTTACAGTTGGGTTGGATGGCGTAAATTCGCGGAAAGGTTTGCCTGCCAGGAGTGCCGTCCATAGTAGTTCAGTAGTCTGAGTTGCGGTGGTAACTTTTGGCGCAGTATGATCGAGCAATGATTCCGTTACGGATAGTTGTTCTTCGGAAGGAAACAGGTTCTTGATGAGCTCAATTTTAACCT of Pontibacter deserti contains these proteins:
- a CDS encoding OmpA family protein, whose amino-acid sequence is MSKESRDFFWPSYVDLMTVLFLVMLVLFVLSYKMFEGKDQENRENIARLQVEVQEKRKLDEIKAALARLDDDYFQYNEKYKRHELLVDVLFEQSSAVIPERSRVPLRRAGQNLSQVINSIDEKDVKYLIVIDGRAASFPAGDPRNVTQREYALQLSYQRALSLLKFWQSAGIKFPKDRIELIAAGSGFEGAGRKGDIRDRRFVIQILPKVGTLEVKN